In Clarias gariepinus isolate MV-2021 ecotype Netherlands chromosome 1, CGAR_prim_01v2, whole genome shotgun sequence, one DNA window encodes the following:
- the en2a gene encoding homeobox protein engrailed-2a, with the protein MDESEQRVETGGDARGAGESEVQSPSPGHAPPPHPHDPHPHPPAQPPPHRVTNFFIDNILRPDFGRRKTDECVLRRNESSPGQPGEDTGGQVRQVTTTESTSTLHTGKKADTGTSDEPLKARGDSKEQCLSSDPELSQPNSSSLTQSQSMLWPAWVYCTRYSDRPSAGPRTRRPKKKSSSSSSSSKEDKRPRTAFTAEQLQRLKAEFQSNRYLTEQRRQSLANELGLNESQIKIWFQNKRAKIKKASGMKNTLALHLMAQGLYNHSTTTKDDKSDSD; encoded by the exons atggATGAGAGTGAGCAGAGAGTGGAGACAGGAGGAGATGCTCGGGGTGCGGGAGAGTCCGAGGTGCAATCTCCGTCCCCGGGACACGcgcctcctcctcatcctcatgatcctcatcctcatcctcctgcGCAGCCTCCTCCTCACCGCGTCACCAACTTCTTCATCGACAACATCCTGCGGCCGGATTTCGGACGCAGAAAGACGGATGAGTGTGTGCTGAGACGGAATGAGAGCAGCCCGGGACAGCCGGGAGAAGACACTGGGGGACAGGTCCGACAGGTGACCACCACGGAGAGCACCTCCACACTGCACACCGGCAAGAAAGCAGACACTGGGACAAGCGATGAGCCGCTGAAAGCGCGAGGAGACAGCAAGGAGCAGTGCCTGAGCTCGGACCCGGAGCTTTCTCAACCCAACTCGTCCAGTTTAACCCAGAGCCAGTCCATGCTGTGGCCCGCGTGGGTTTACTGCACACGTTACTCGGACAGACCCTCGGCAG GTCCCCGAACCCGCAGACCAAAGAAgaagagcagcagcagcagcagcagcagcaaggAGGACAAGCGGCCACGCACCGCCTTCACAGCCGAGCAGCTGCAGCGCCTAAAGGCAGAGTTCCAGTCGAACCGCTACCTGACGGAGCAGCGGCGGCAGAGCCTGGCTAACGAGCTGGGCCTTAACGAGTCGCAGATCAAAATCTGGTTTCAGAACAAGAGGGCCAAGATCAAGAAGGCTTCAGGAATGAAGAACACACTGGCGCTGCACCTGATGGCCCAGGGCCTGTATAACCACTCCACCACCACTAAGGACGACAAATCAGACAGCGACTGA
- the insig1 gene encoding insulin-induced gene 1 protein, whose translation MPRLEERCWSCSGIKAKDLTDLCLWMASKLGEMMSTITSVLLQVRSAHLIRRGLVLFAVGVMLALVLYFLQIQRKDALFPDEVLDTLFSSAWWIPLCCGTAAAVVGLLYPYLDSHLGEPHKFKREWASVMRCIAVFVGINHASAKLDFVNNVQLCLTLAALSLGLWWTFDRSRSGFGLGLTTAFFATLITQLLVYNGIYQFPSPQLGYVRSWLPCIFFSGGVTVGNIGRQLAMVTNEKPHND comes from the exons ATGCCGAGACTAGAGGAGCGCTGTTGGAGCTGCAGCGGTATAAAAGCGAAAGATTTGACAGATCTGTGTCTCTGGATGGCGTCTAAACTCGGGGAGATGATGTCCACGATCACGTCTGTGCTCCTCCAGGTCCGCTCTGCTCATTTAATCCGCCGTGGACTCGTCCTGTTTGCGGTCGGCGTCATGTTAGCACTGGTGCTTTATTTCCTGCAAATCCAGCGGAAGGATGCGCTCTTCCCCGATGAAGTGCTGGACACTTTGTTTTCCTCGGCATGGTGGATTCCTCTCTGCTGTGGAACAGCTGCCG CCGTGGTCGGTTTGCTGTATCCATATCTGGACAGCCATCTTGGAGAGCCACACAAGTTTAAGCGCGAGTGGGCGAGCGTCATGCGCTGCATTGCCGTCTTTGTCGGCATCAACCACGCCAGTGCT AAGCTGGACTTTGTGAATAACGTGCAGCTCTGTCTCACGCTGGCCGCTCTGTCTCTGGGTCTTTGGTGGACGTTCGATCGCTCCAGGAGTGGATTCGGTTTGGGCCTCACTACAGCGTTTTTCGCTACGCTCATCACACAGCTGTTAGTTTACAACGGCATCTACCA GTTTCCGTCTCCACAGCTGGGTTACGTTCGTTCCTGGCTGCCCTGCATCTTCTTCTCAGGAGGAGTGACGGTGGGGAACATCGGCCGGCAGCTGGCCATG GTTACGAATGAAAAACCTCACAACGACTAG